A stretch of Oryza glaberrima unplaced genomic scaffold, OglaRS2 ChrUN-Ctg58, whole genome shotgun sequence DNA encodes these proteins:
- the LOC127759723 gene encoding uncharacterized protein LOC127759723 produces MFKNTFQSGFLSILYSLGTKPLQIWDKEVVDGHIKRPQDEDIQSNVLEIIGTNVQSTYITCPADPAATLGIKLPFLALIVKNLKKYFTFEIQVLDDKNVRRRFRASNFQSVTRVKPYICTMPLKLEDGWNNIQLNLSDLTKRAYGTNYVETLRVQVHANCRLRRIYFADRLYSEEELPPEFKLYLPIQKA; encoded by the exons ATGTTCAAGAATACATTTCAGTCTGGGTTTCTATCAATTCTTTACAGCCTTGG GACCAAACCTTTGCAGATATGGGATAAGGAAG TTGTAGATGGGCACATCAAAAGGCCTCAGGATGAGGATATCCAGTCTAATGTACTTGAAATTATTGGAACAAATGTGCAATCGACTTACATTACCTGCCCGGCTGATCCTGCTGCTACTCTCGGAATTAAACTTCCATTTCTTGCTTTAATCGTGAAGAATCTTAAGAAGTACTTCACATTTGAGATCCAAGTTTTGGACGATAAGAATGTCCGCCGCCGATTTAGAGCATCAAATTTTCAA TCTGTCACTAGAGTGAAGCCATATATATGCACAATGCCATTGAAGCTAGAAGACGGCTGGAACAACATTCAGTTGAATCTCTCTGATCTGACAAAAAGAGCCTATGGCACAAATTATGTTGAGACACTCCGAGTGCAAGTTCACGCGAATTGCAGACTTCGTAGAATTTACTTTGCCGACCGCCTCTACTCAGAGGAGGAGCTGCCACCTGAGTTCAAGCTCTACCTTCCTATTCAG AAAGCATAG
- the LOC127759724 gene encoding cysteine-rich and transmembrane domain-containing protein WIH2-like has translation MRRRRIILQIRIRSPESTGRSEPARQATAAADDDDVDGDEETMSYQKVPPPQDGYPPPGYSQPYPPPPSGGQYPPTQYYPPPNQPPPGYQGYFSEGQQPPYYYPPPHDPHHHHGHHHHHEDHHHHGHHHHGHHDDCCLGFLRGWLAILCCCCVLEECCCCCC, from the exons ATGCGTCGTCGTCGTATAATACTACAGATACGAATCCGCTCGCCGGAGTCCACGGGGAGATCGGAGCCTGCAAGGCAAGCAACCgcagccgccgacgacgacgacgttgacggcgacgaggagacgATGAGCTACCAGAAAGTGCCGCCTCCTCAGGACGGCTACCCTCCTCCAG GGTACTCGCAGCCatacccgccgccaccgtccggcGGGCAGTACCCACCTACGCAGTACTACCCGCCGCCGAACCAGCCTCCTCCGGGGTACCAGGGCTACTTCAGCGAGGGGCAGCAGCCGCCATACTACTACCCGCCCCCGCAtgatccccaccaccaccatggtcaccaccaccaccacgaggaccatcaccaccacggccaccaccaccatggccacCACGATGACTGCTGCCTTGGCTTCCTCAGAGGATG gTTGGCCAttctttgctgctgctgcgtgctGGAGgaatgttgctgctgctgctgctga